ATGTCACCTGAGATCTCTCAAACTTCAAGGTAAAGCCAAGAAAACCATTGACGCTTATTCCAGAAGTCTCGATACACTCGTTACGCCACAGTTTTGCAACCCACCTCCTTGAAAAAGGTTTAAGCCTTCGTCATATACAAGCCTTGCTTGGCCATGCAAACCCTAATACAACTTCACGATATGCACATATAACTGACTTCACAAAACAAGACAGTCTGCTCACTATGAATGAACTGGTTA
The window above is part of the Candidatus Cloacimonadota bacterium genome. Proteins encoded here:
- a CDS encoding tyrosine-type recombinase/integrase; its protein translation is MTLIPEVSIHSLRHSFATHLLEKGLSLRHIQALLGHANPNTTSRYAHITDFTKQDSLLTMNELV